From the genome of Passer domesticus isolate bPasDom1 chromosome 12, bPasDom1.hap1, whole genome shotgun sequence:
ccgcccggccccgcccggcctcAGCGTCAGCCTcggcccccggcccggcccggcccggcccggccccgcgctcgGTGCCGCGGTTGCCGGGTGACCGCAAACTCGGCTGCAGAGTCTGAGCCGGCCATGCGGCCTCAGCGCCAGAGCTCGGCCCCGGCTGCTCGTCCGCAGCCTCGGCGCGTTCGGGCGGCTGCACTCGGCGATTCGCCAAGTGCATTGTTCGCAGATCGTTGTTTTCTGTGAGCGAGTGCTGAGCGTTCGCGGAGATTTTGTCTCTGCGAGCAACTCCAGAACTCGCAAAGCATTGGTCTTTGCGAGGGACTCCTAAATTCGCAGAACATTGGTTTCTGTGAGGGAGTCTTGAACTCGCAGAACATTGGTCTTTGCAAGGGAGtcctgaaattttttttaaggtaaagATTGGCCCAAGTTTTACTTTCTGGTTTTGTCACATCTCTGCTCTGAAAGAGAATGCCAAAGGGAAATACAGGATGGAATAAAGCCAGTCTCCAGTTCGGTGGCATGTACAGCTGAGGGGATGAACAATAGATGGTCTACTGATGGTGCTTTTTCTCACTGAAGAAATACAACATTTCCTAAATATACTAGTCTATACACTTTTTCCCTATAGTATTTACTTAAACTGTTTAAAGGTGAATGAGTTCTGTTCAAGTTTCAGTGGGTTGTTATGATctggttattaaaattattaaagagATGTCCCTGAATTAAGGTGCAAAATTAGACCATATGCCAAAGTCAACAGTCTGGATTTTGTGTAACAGTCAatgtgagggagagagagggagaaagaaatagaaaaaggaggggggagggaggggtcTGGGAAGGGGGGAAGAAAGACAGTGACAGAGACAGATTTAGTAGAAAATTTCAccattccatggatcccatcccatcccattcagTCCTCTTCCggtcttctctgtggtgaggtCTTGCAAAACGTAAGAGTGCAATGGATTAATGCAGATTTGGGCAAGGTGGGACTGCCCAGGTGCCTCCCTGGGGTGGGACAAGTTTGGCTCTGTCTCTTGCTAGTTTTGAATAATCTAAAATCTTTAGCGCCAGTATATCCTTTGAGTCTGCCATGAATTGGGTTGTGGATTTTCAGATCTGTTGTGTTACTTTGCATGCCATGCAGTCATCTGGTGCAAGGACTCAGGAatggctctgggggcactttgggggTCTTTGATGGGCTATGACAccccctgagctgcccctgCTGGGAATGTCCCCTGGATGTGGCCttctgggggtggggggttTTAGAGCTGAGCCAGTTTGTGTGAGGGAGGATGGGTGTCCACTGCCCCTTACCAGAGGTTGCGCCACACACCCAAAattccctcctgcccctctgttGATGGGAGGTTtgtgtgcaaacctggcctcagcagaggAGTCTGTGGCTATGACCTCCCCAGCCTgaaggcagacagagctgattttcaggagagctgctggctttggctttgttgtggatatatttttctccctcagcctctctcaCTTGTCCCCAGACCTGAGCTAATAGGACAATAGTGTCACCTTTATCTTGTCTCAAGTTCCTTAGGTGGCTTAACTCACAGTCCCAAGTTCCAGTCAGGAGGCATTTTCAGGGAAGGGTGGGCTTGGGTGGTCTCAGCTTCTTTATTCAGTTTTGTCACAATGGGCAAAAAGTCCTTTATAGCAATATTTAAGCCATGAGCCATAACATTCCAGACTCCCCCAAgtccagtgaggagcagctgagagagcaggggtTGTTTAGCCTAAAGAAGAGGAGGTCCATTCAAGctctttttaaataatatttaaactACAGCTTTGTCTGTTCTAAGTATTATTAATGTTCAGCCCTTTAGCTCCAGGTTTGAGTATGATCCATCTTTGAATTGCACAAGGCAGCCATATAGTCCAAATAAAGCCCAGCTAGAGGCCTAACAATACTAGCCACTTATGCCAAACAAGCATTTAGCTACTTTCAAATAATATAAAATCTTTAGCACCAGTATATATATCCTTTGAGTCTGCCATGAATTGGGTTCCGGATTTTCAGAGTTCCATTGTTGTTCCTTCCAGTTTTGTTGAGGCCTTGTCGCTCATCTGCGACATCCTCCCTTCAAAATGGCGTCTGGATTCCCGAAAAAGACACCGACACCTCGTCTTTTGCTCAGGGACAGACTGCAGCCTAACACTGTGAGTAGGCTCTGGGGCTGTGTTAAGGCTGGAAACTCCCCTgttgtccctggtgtccctgcccctgctgtccagcagtgctgggaagctgcagagcccctgcccagctctttgtgccgtgctgctgttggtgggggctgtcctggtgcagtagggaacactgtgtgatgtttcagggacagcccagcgccTTGGAGTTTGGCTGCATCCTGGCTGGCACTGAAGAAGTACATTCTCTGAAGATGACCAACTGCAGCTCACTTCCCATCCAGTACCACTGGTCATTCCATTCCAGCAGCCAGGTGAACAGGTTGAGGTATGTGCACCTTTGCCCTCTCCTTGAAGCCCTTCTTGCTGATGTCCTGTTTGCACTTGGCAAAGAACAAAGCTGTTTGCCTAGGATCTGGCAAATAACACTGAGCAGCCGTGCTCAGGCTGGATGCTCAGGGAATAGGTTTTCCACCAGTCTGGTGCTGCATAGTCCCCATAGTGGTTTCCCCTGGGAAGGAAAGCTGGGGTGAAAGCTGCTTTCTCAGACATCTGTGGCCTGAGGCAATGTCCACCTTGATGAAGGGCTCCTAgtcccagctcccacagtgctgctggaggcCCTTCTGGCCCCTCTGCTTTGGGATGGGTCctctctgcaggagctgctctctgctccttgCCTTCCTCCCTTGCATTGTGCTGGAGGATGCCCAGAAAGTCCCAAGGCCAAAGAACCACTTAGGGCTGATGCTGAAGATCTTGTTaccttccctttctttctttgctgAGACAACTCCTTTAGTGCCAGGACGATTTCTTTCCCAGGGGTCAGCTTTCAGTGGACACCTTGGCATCTTCACTCCCTTTTTTTGTGATACTTGTTACTCATTTTGACTTTTCCCTGCAACATGTCCCTTATGGATTCTGAATTGGTTGACAGCAGGACTTGTTCATCACATCATCTCCTCTCCCTGTCTCCCAGAGAGTTTCTACTCTAGAGTGAAAAATGTCATTGTCCAGGCACCATGGTCCTGGGAAGTTGCCTCAAACCATTCATTCCACTAAAGACAGTGCAGAAGATGATTAGGGATCTCTTGGGGGTTATGATGAGAGAGCCAGCAATGAAACCCAGCCTTAGATAACAAGCTACAAAGCAAAAGTGCTTCACTGGGGAGCAGGTCATTACAGGCCCTGAACGCCTGTGTGGGAATGGAGCATCCAGGTTGTGTTTGGCTGTGGGAGCACTTGCAGCTCAGCAGGGTGACAGGCAGGCACAGCTTGACTGTGTCCCTCACGTGGCATTAGAAACACAAGCAGAGTTACCCTGAGCACCTGCTTCAATTTAAAATGGGGAATGTGACCTGAGTCACCTGGGAGGGTTGGAAAATGCCAACCAACCCCCCAGCACTGtcagggaaacattcctgataaatacctggtggagctgcagagtttctgGTGTTGGGCactgggggggctgtgctggctcatCACTGCCTGGGTCTGCCCCTCAAATCTCACCTTTTTGCTtgccttctctgtcttttcctctcccactcTGCTTTTTGCTTCCCCTAAGATATTAATCCCTGTCCTCTGTAGTTCCTCAATGCAAGcatttgcagctgctgcagcatctcagtgtcatccctgggctgcctttagaacagacctgctccagcctggattgggaagggctggatcaaAGCATTTCTCAGTTCAGTGTGCCAGCACCCACCCAGGGGCTGCaccctgagcaggagctgctcgtGCACTCCTCCCACTGCAGGTCCCTGTTCACAGTTATCTTATTTTCCAGAGATGAGCTTCACCCACCTAAATTCAAACCCCAGCCACCAAAGGGGAAGATAACCTGTTTGGATCGCCGGGCATCTCAATGGAGACACTTCAGGATTAGAAAGGAGGAGGCAGCCAGCACCCTGAAAGAAGTGCAGGATTTATACCAATCTTTAGGAGTAAAGGTAGATTTTCTTGTACATCTACTGCTTGTGTTGCCTCCCAGCCTGCCACCAGCAAGTCATGCTCATGCTGAGCTCCctttttgctgccctgctgtcctgtgccctgacagtggctgggcagcaggaccagtggctggacatggggtgagagggagggagcaataggagagttttccttggagaagctcACTCAGATCCTACAGGCCTGTGTtgagtgtggggttttttgccttgttTCCTTCACAATGTAAGATGAGGCTTTTATCTGCATCATTATGGTAAGAGCTCCAGCTTTCTTCCCAGAGCAAGCTGTGATGAGTCCTGGTCTCCATGTACCCTCTTCCCAAGCCAGCCAGACTCCCTGTTTCCAGGTCTCTGCTTTCAGCCGGGAGCTGGTATTGCACTGGTGGCCTGATATATGGTCTCCTCAAGCCAGGTCTCATAAGCTCTTGGAGATCTATGTCACACCCAAGATAGCTCAGCTACCTTAGAAggcataaaatcagcaggatggcttctgtggTAGTGTTGGAAAGAACTACCAGTTCTTTCAAGTTttaataaaagacaaaataacaaaactctttacagagaaaaaccaAGCCAGGTGCAAGAGGTTCTTGCTGCTGGTAAAAGACCTCACAAAAGCAATTCCTTTCTTTGTTGTCTTCTTCTTCTAGTAAATTGCttaggcgggactttttggcttctgtccaATTAGCTATCCttaagtttgaggtgaagtcccCCATGTCCTATGAGGTGTCTTTTTACCTAATCCAGAAAAGAAACTTCtggacttttttccttttttagagAGACAAAGGATAGTTTTGTCACTCCATCAACAGGGGGCACATTCCTACAGTGGCCCTGAAGCTGTCTAACAAACTGAGACTTTGCAAGTGGCTGTCTCTTCCTCCTAGCATAGAAAATGGCTTGTTTTTTCAGGTGCCACCACAAACTCCTGGAAACCCTCAGCTCCCAGTAGGGTTTGAGGAATTCAGGTGCTCCATGGACTTCCCACACACTCCCCTCGAAGCAGAGAAGGTAAGAGGGAGTGTGTCTCACTTGCACATTGTCAGTGtggcaagcagggctggagctcccagtGCCACTGGTGGCCCTCAGCATTGGCCACACAGgggcctcccatccctgcaggcccatcacaaagtgctgctggagcagctggttgTTGGAGAGGCCGTGCAGGACACACTGTAGGGCTGCCCAAGGATGCTGTGCAGCACCTGTGGAGGGCATTGCTCCCCCTGGAACTCCTCAGGTGGTGCATAGGAAATTTATGGAGGAGCTTTGGCTGTAGCACCTTGAGAAAGCAGCATTTAAttcagagagagaggggaagagcctcaggagtcagatgagcagggctggagtccTTCACTCAGCTCCAAGAGATCTCACTCTGAgtctcctccttttctaaaaacagtaagaaatgctttttaaagGCAAGTTGTGCCATTAGAGAATTTCTACTGCCAGGAGACATCCCCGTTCACTTTCATGTAATGCACTAATTAATGCATTGATCCATGAGTATGGGAGAAGATTTTCCCCATGGTCCCTGCACTGGTCAGTGGCATGGATGCAAGATGAGATCAGGGTGAttctggctgtgtttggggaaTAGGCCCTCCAGGTACAGCTGCACTTTGCTCCAAGAtgctcttctgcatccattTCCATGCTCCACACCTCAGtctctcctgtcttccatgCAGGCTTTCAGGATCGTGCCACTGTcaggtgtgctgcagccaggagagagccagcaggTCTCCTTCACCTTCTGTGGCCACCTGGACACCATCTCCAATGTCACGGTGCTGTGCCACGTGGAGGGAGGCCCCAGCTACGAGGTGGTGCTGACTGGGGAGGCCTCACGTGCCAGCTACTCCCTGAGGCCCCGGGAGATCAGCTGTGGCTCTCAGGTACCACACACGTCCCCTGGTGTTGTGGTGCTCTTTCTGTTTGAGGTTGGTTTAACCCATTCCCCTCCATGGTTTGTAATGGTTCAGCCTGGAATTCCCCTTTCTTCCTTTGAgctgcccctccccagcataAGAGTCCTGTCAATCTTTTGTCTCCTCCCCTGTTACCCCGGTTACCTCTTGTCAATCCCTCCCCGAGCTCCTGTCCATCTCTCACTGGcctctcctttccttccagAAAATTCTTCCCTTGCCAGTGGGTGATTGGATCAGGAACAAAGGTCCCTCCTTTCTACCATCCCTATTCGCCCAACAAGTATCTGTTACAAGTTTGTCCCCTCCTAGGTTTTCCCTGATTGTTTGCTTTGTTATCCTCCCTCAAGTGTTCCACCCCCTGTATATGCTGTGTTCCCGCCTTCCCTTGGGTCTCTTCCCTGCTGGATTCCCTGGAGACAAATAAAGCCTCTGGACTGTGCCCCCGAGAAGAGTCCCTCTTTTCTTCATTCCACTTCATCTATCTGCTGCCCACCGCTGCCTCCTGACGAGGCGCTCCCCGGACGCCCCTGGCGCATCTGGGAAGTGACCCCCGCTGTCAGCCGCTGTGCCACAGCTTGGCCGGTGCGATCTCCTCCCCtgcccgggggagtagagagGATTTGGGACAGCAGCGCGgcaccctgacacagctccttgCCTTGGGACCACGGCCAGTGGGCTCCTGCCCACCTCGCTCCAGggctcccttcccttcccagcccctttGTTGGCTCTGGGGCTTGGAAGTACAACCTTTGAGGGACACATCTGCCATCCAAGCTGGTTAAAATGGCCATCTCCAAGCCTCTCCAAAATGCTGGGAATGCCTCATTTTCAGGGTACCTAACACTGCctcctggggcaggcagggtcCCAGTGGGGGTGCTCTGAGGAGTGTGTCCCTGAGACACCCCTCTGCTGATCCACACCTAAAGCCTGACCTCCGAGGAGATGCTCTTGTCTAATGCTTGTGCTTAATCCACACAACAATCAAGGGAAGAAGTTGGGCTTCCAGTCACTATAGTTGGAGAGACTGTCCCAGAATAATCCCCCCTTCTCTCTTTTCCAGTTGAAAGCCCACAGAtatttccagctgctggccctgttTGTGTTGTCCTGTGTGACTCCCTTGTTGCATCTATGTTGCTTGCCAATGCTTGCATGCAGGTGCCTTTTCTCCTGGAATGCCTCAGTGCTGTCTGTTTCTCCTGGCTGTTGGTGACCCCTCAGAGTGCAGGGGGCCTGTGTCCCCTGGTTCATTTATTGCTGGCCCTCACAGGGTTGTTACCACCCCTCTGTGTGCTgccagagctccctgctgctgtgcaggtgccCTGTGCCTGGGGGTTCCCCAGGTTCCCAAGGGCCCCTGTCTCCTCCctggtccctgctcccaggatgTGTCTGCTTTCAATCCCAGGAGAGAGGAAGGAGATTCCCAGCAGCAGGCCTGGGTCTGTAACTTCCCTCTCCTGTGCCTTCTCTCCAGATGTTTAACGAAATTCATCACAGCAATGTCACCCTGGCAAACAGTGGCAAGATTGAATTCAGCTGGGTGCTAAACCCTAGCCCAGCAGACAAGCATTTGCCTGGTGTGTTTCTGGTCAAGCCCACCACTGTAAGTAGCACAAGTGACTGACCCCAGCCCTGTGTCAGGTGGCCCAGGAGAGtgttaaagggaaaaaaaaaacggggggggggggtgtaAGGGAGGGGAAAATGTCAAAGCGGAAAACCCCAACCCTAGCCATGAGAGAGACAGGGCTGTGAGCAATTTCTGCTGGGGGCAGAGAAAGTCAAACAACTCTCCTGACAGACTCCCCCATGGCCTTGGCTGGTGGGTGGCTCTGCTGTCAGAGGCTGACCCCAGCGGGAGGCACAGCTGTGTTGgtcactgtcctgtcctgtaaGGGGAGTAGAGGAGAATTCTTTTTGATAGATTTCTCGGACGAAAATAAGGCACAAACGCAGCAAGTTTATATCTGAAAACTGTTTATTGATAAGGAAAGGTCATGGTCCCAACCAGAGTGGGAATAGAAAAgagagcagagaaagaaaacgaGAAACGGAGAGGGTAACCCAGGAGCCCTGGGGCGCTGTGTCGGGTCCTGCTCGGCAgatggagcagctgtgctgccaacCGCACCGAGCGTGTGTGCCCGCATCGGCGGGCCGGGCTCCATCCGCCGGCAGCAGGGCCGGCTGTCCCGCGGgacgcggccgggccgggctccaTCCGCCGGCAGCAGGGCCGGCTGTCCCGCGGgacgcggccgggccgggctcgaTCCGCCGGCAGCAGGGCCGGCTGTCCCGCGGgacgcggccgggccgggctccgcAGCCGCGGGCTGTCACGGTCGGGGCGCGGCGGCTGCTCCCTCGGGGAAGCAGCGGAGCACTGGGTTGCCGTGGCGAGCGGGCAAGCGGCGACAGCAGCGTAGACAGCGAAGAAGCGGCTCTGCAGAGAGCCGGACCCTGCAGGTGCTCCAAgcccaacaaaaaaccaaaaatggcAGGGAAAAACTGGCAGTGTTATCTACTATTATATGCTGAGATTCCTCCCATAGTTCAGCCCGTTTAGGACTTTTTTGTTCAGACGGGCAAAATTTTACTGGGCTTCGGGGTCTGCCCGCCTCCAACGGGGTGGTCGTTTGCAGCTCCCCAGACATTTTCTCCTAGCAACCTCATTTACACACGAGATGTGTTAAGGTTCCCAGCATGTCTACAGCCCCTACAATAATTTTTCACCCCATGTCAGAAAGGGGATTTATAAATGCATGTTGAGGCATAAGTAAAAATTTAATTGGTTGCCCACAGTCACTCTGGGGACCCCGACGGCTGAGAtctcaggctgtgctggcactggaGTGTTTCTGAGGGTCACCTTACCCAGGCTGTGTGATCACATATCCCTTACACAGGCCTGCTGCTCCCTGACTCCTCCAGCTTTGTTGCTGTGCAGCGGCTTTGTGGGGCAGTGAGGGGGCCAGGGAGCAGCGGGGCTGGAAGAGCAGGGAGAAGAATCAGCAGCATCCCACCACTGTCCAAGCTTCTCAGTCCTGCCTGGGATGTCTTTGAGCCGAAGCAGCACTCCTGCCTGTGTTCCTCCTTGCAGTGGGAAGAGGAAGCAATTGGTTTCCCCATTTCTTCACGCCTCTCTCCTACAAGGGATGAGAAGAGCGGTGGCCCTGCTCAGTGTGGGGACTtcccttccacagcagcagcagaagagcctTTTTGTGTTGAGGCAGGCTCTTGCTGGCTGAGGGCAAACCccatcagcagcagagctgtgctcacatcgggctgtgctggggctgcagccttATGAGCCCTGGGGAAGACACACGGCACCCCGGGGTCAGAGGCTTGACCTTTCAGGCACAAGGAAGGTagaagctgtgagaaacaaaGCCTCTTCCTCAgttaaaatttaaagaaaatttaataaGAGACAACAAAGGATCAAGTCAATAAAGTAGAAGTAAAAGCGCTGGGTGCTTGACTTGGGTGCTTAGCCACAACCAGAGGCACGCACCAGTCAACACAGCAATACCCCTTATATACCCTGGGTATTGCATCAGCCTAATCCATATTTACAAATGGTTATACATATTGAAGCATTATAACATAGTTCCTTGTCTGTCCCACCTTTTTGGAGCATGTGCAGTTGTCCTAGTCCTGGTCATTTTGTGACTTTTTGACACATTCAACAGGTTTCCATTCCTTCATTGGTTAAATGTTAATATTGCAACAACTCTTCACCAACACTGATATCACAACACAACATTCTCATTAAAAGAACTCTATAATTTAGCAAAATTTCTTTTACAAAAGTCATCATTATAAAACACATAGTATTTAACAGCTGTGAAAGCCAATACTGTAATATATTTATCATGAAGGTAGTGTGATCTGATGGTTTCTTCTAGATGAGAACCTGTGTTCTCAGCCTGTCTGTCCCCTGAGCCATCCCCATCGAACACTCTGATGCATTCCCTCCCtcttctcctgtccctgcagggctccattGCACCTGGCAAGAAGCAAGTGCTGAAATTCTCTTACATGCCGGGATTACCAGGAGCCTTCAGCAGGACTTACCAGCTTAAAGTGGGTGACCTGGACCCAGAAAATATCTGCCTGAAAGGAGAAGCATCCTTTCCCATGATCAGTGTCAACCTGCCCTGGAACATCAAAGGTGGGCACTGCCTGTCTGCCCAGGAAGGGCCcctctggttttgttccctACCATATGCCCATAGAGCAGCTCATGCCCACCTCCACTGAGCGTGGAGGGTTGCAGGACTCCCAGACCAAGCCAAACCCTCTGACTGCTTCATGAGTCTTGAGCAGAGGATCCCATGTGGGCTTTGTCCCAGGAACCAACCTGCAGAGCCTGCCAGCACATCTGGCAGGGTCCTGAGGGATGATGGCTAGACTGAAAGGCTTGGGAAAGCTGTAAGagaggctggcagggcttcTGGCAGGGTTGGATctgtgtgacactgcaagggATGAGATTCAGAGAGGAACAGCAGCATCCACTTTCCATAGATGGCTTGAGGGATTTCTTTCTGGAAGAAACCAGTGTTGGGAGGCAGGGACTTGCCAGCTTAAATGGGACTGGCACTTTGCTCACACTTCTCTTTGTGgatgttttcttccttcaggaaatgaaaaatatgagAAGACACTGAAACAGCACCTAAGACCCCTGCAACAACACAATCAGAGCAATAAATCAGTTGTTTGTAAGAAGACTCTGAGCCTGAAGACCAAGACCGTGAAGTCTCAGACCCTGAAAACTCAGACCACTAAGAGTCAGACCTTGGAGACTCAGAGTCTCAAGACTCAGAGCCTGGAGCCCTGCATGCTTGACTCTGGCATTGTAGtaagagcagctgcagccctgtttGGCACATGCCACCCTCTCCATGTCACCTGAGGCCCTTgcagcccacagcagctccccagagccctgacagcACCTGGGACCTCCCTGCCCACTTACAACCTTGTGTCACCTCAGCACTGCCCCTAGGGCTGCCACTCTTGTCATGGTCTCTTCTGGGGCTGCACCAGCTTCCTGGCTACCCCAGGGAGAGATCCTGAAGGCCATGCTCCAGGGATGGAGTTGATGCTTTGAAGGAGATGCAGATCATTGCTGGGGAGTTCACTGGTCCCAACCCCAGGCCTTCCAGATTTCCAGACCTTAACAGCAGCTGCCTGATTttgccctggggctgtgctggtggtgCTCATCTCCAAGAGGCAGCAGCTTGGTCCCAGTTCCCTTTCAAGACAGCTTTGGTCCAAGCTGCCTTGGtactggctgggggcaggcaAGTATCTGGAGCTCTGGAAGGTTCCTGGCTTGTCTGTCTGCCTGGCCAGAGCAGCTTTGCTAACAGTGTCTGGGCAGGCAAAGATGCTGGAGTGACTTCCCTGGAGATGAGGTCCTGGCTAAGAGAGCAGGAGGTGTCACAGACACTGAGCAGCCAGACAGGAggaccccacagcccctcccaACGAGAGCACGGGGGGATCCTTTCTCAGGTGCAGGTTGGGCCTTGGGAAGGACCTTTGCTAACCAGCCACTGTCTTCCCTTTCCTCAGTTAAACACTCAGATGCAGATAAAGATGATGAACATGCTGATAGAGAGGACTTTTCTAGAGCTGCAGCAAATTCTTCCATCCCATCCCCCAAAGAGCAGGTTCCCTGACAAGGAGCTGTGCCAGAGTCTTGTCAAGTGAGTAGGGactcccatccccatctccaggTGCCCCGTGGGGAGCACCCAGCCATGTCCCCTTCTCCTGAGAGCTCcttgtgtctgcagagctgggaatagCCTGGACTCCAGAAGGGGTCTGGTCCTGGTGGCTGTGACACGCTACATGTGAACAGCAGGGTGtcctcccttccccagcaccacgCTGAGCCTTGCCTGCTCAGCTGCCCACAGGTGTGGGGTTCTGTCCCTAGAGCTGGGGGACCCAGTGCACCCCTTCAAGCCCTTCCAGACAGCACAAATTCTGTCCCTGCTGACTAGCTCTGAAAGAGACAGCTCCCAGCTGATGTCTTGGTTCCAGCTAACAGCTGTGCAGCTGTGACACtaaagaaaaggagaagggaaCTGCACATGTCAGCAAACCCTTTAAAACCCAAAATCAGATGGCTTGAATCCTGGTGGGGTGGCAGGGCTTATCTAGGTGACCTGGTCTGTCCCTTGGCACCATCATGATGCAGCACAAGCACGGGAGGCTTCAGTTCAGGAAGAAGATGCTCTGCAGAACAGCTCATGTGATCTGGTTGCAGAGCAATGGAGGTTTCCTGTGCAGGCAAACCTTATTCCTAGACCCCAAAGCAATTTCAGGCTCAGGCTGTACACCAGGCTAGGCAGTTCCGCTGAGAGCAGTGGAGGCCCAGTGGACTCACCTATACTGGCTTttcatggcagaggagctgtggaaCAGTGTCCATTTCAACTAATTGTATTTTCAGGTACCTTTAGTAGCTGATAAAACCTAGGACCTGCACTCCTCCTGACTTCCCAAAGTCATTGCCAGGTGGTCAGGCCATGGGTTTCATGGGTTTGAGCTGAGTTTTTACAGCAGTGAATAAAGAAATAGCCACTGTATTTGTATGCTTTGTTCACTTGGACATGTAGCCACACTTAAGAACTGTGGTTTAAGGCCTGTCCT
Proteins encoded in this window:
- the LOC135279717 gene encoding hydrocephalus-inducing protein-like, which codes for MASGFPKKTPTPRLLLRDRLQPNTGQPSALEFGCILAGTEEVHSLKMTNCSSLPIQYHWSFHSSSQVNRLRDELHPPKFKPQPPKGKITCLDRRASQWRHFRIRKEEAASTLKEVQDLYQSLGVKVPPQTPGNPQLPVGFEEFRCSMDFPHTPLEAEKAFRIVPLSGVLQPGESQQVSFTFCGHLDTISNVTVLCHVEGGPSYEVVLTGEASRASYSLRPREISCGSQMFNEIHHSNVTLANSGKIEFSWVLNPSPADKHLPGVFLVKPTTGSIAPGKKQVLKFSYMPGLPGAFSRTYQLKVGDLDPENICLKGEASFPMISVNLPWNIKGNEKYEKTLKQHLRPLQQHNQSNKSVVCKKTLSLKTKTVKSQTLKTQTTKSQTLETQSLKTQSLEPCMLDSGIVLNTQMQIKMMNMLIERTFLELQQILPSHPPKSRFPDKELCQSLVKVELPQYVLDMGPVLKGYTETHTLKITNPGQIPVSFQANVSVLQDTGFSVDLDQKNGLPPNHTVAFDVRFESAHRPQGDVWLSRAAVDLSEGAPASCSLRDRRGVPQDWPPPGSRRDCQVAVTAAAWVRRLVR